Proteins co-encoded in one Conger conger chromosome 4, fConCon1.1, whole genome shotgun sequence genomic window:
- the bmi1a gene encoding polycomb complex protein BMI-1-A, with protein MTMHRTTRIKITELNPHLMCVLCGGYFIDATTIIECLHSFCKMCIVRYLEASKYCPICDVQVHKTKPLLNIRSDKTLQDIVYKLVPGLFKNEMKRRRDFYAEHPSVDATNGSNEDRGEVADEDKRIITDDEIISLSIEFFDQNRIEKQGSMDEKKKTKEEVNKRYLQCPAAMTVMHLRKFLRSKMDVPSTFQIEVMYEDEPLKDYYTLMDIAYIYTWRRNGPLPLKYRVRPNCKKMKISHSQEGLNSTGRCGVESDSASDKASSPAGVPSTSSSLPSPSTPVQSPHPHFPHISSTVNGNGTAPSPPVRQTPLCNKVRKASFNGSSTSSG; from the exons ATGACGATGCATCGAACAACAAGAATTAAGATTACGGAATTAAATCCACATttgatgtgtgttttgtgtggtgGATATTTCATAGATGCAACTACCATCATAGAATGTTTGCACTCAT TCTGTAAAATGTGCATTGTGCGCTATCTGGAGGCCAGCAAATACTGTCCAATTTGTGATGTCCAGGTTCACAAAACAAAGCCTCTGCTCAACATTCG CTCCGACAAGACTCTTCAGGACATTGTGTACAAGTTGGTTCCTGGTCTCTTCAAAA ATGAAATGAAGCGGAGGAGGGATTTTTACGCAGAGCATCCGTCAGTAGATG CTACGAATGGATCAAATGAAGACCGTGGAGAGGTGGCCGATGAAGATAAGAGAATAATCACAGATGATGAGATAATCAGTCTATCCATCGAATTCTTCGACCAGAACAG GATAGAAAAACAAGGCAGCATGgatgaaaagaagaaaacaaaagaagag GTAAATAAACGGTATCTGCAGTGCCCTGCTGCCATGACTGTGATGCATTTGAGGAAATTCCTAAGAAGTAAGATGGATGTTCCTTCCACCTTTCAG ATTGAAGTAATGTATGAAGATGAACCATTGAAAGATTACTACACATTAATGGACATTGCCTACATATATACCTGGAGAAGG AATGGACCACTACCTCTGAAATACAGAGTTCGTCCCAACTGCAAAAAGATGAAGATCAGCCACTCGCAAGAGGGACTGAACAGTACCGGCCGTTGTGGGGTTGAGAGCGACTCTGCCAGTGATAAAGCCAGCAGCCCTGCTGGCGTGCCTTCTACTTCCTCTTCGCTTCCCAGCCCCAGCACCCCGGTTCAGTCCCCACACCCGCACTTCCCCCACATCTCCAGCACCGTCAACGGAAACGGCACAGCACCCAGCCCTCCTGTCAGACAGACCCCTTTATGCAACAAAGTGCGCAAGGCCTCCTTCAATGGCTCCTCCACGTCTTCAGGATGA